The genomic segment ATGATTTATTTCAATTCGGTACCATTTCAGAAAACCTGAAAAATTGGCCCTGGCAGTTGGGTGCGCCGATAATCGACGGCGACGGCATCCCTGACAACTACAATCTCGAAGGCGGTGACCTTCCCGAATTACTCGGCCACCAGCGGCTCTGGTGGATTATGAACGACCGGGGTAATGTGCATGAACGCTTCGGCAGTGAACCCTTGGGCATTGAAGTACACGGTACCGCGATCGGCTACGAATTTCCACAGCTTGTTGAAAACAACACATTTTACAGCTACCAACTCATCAACAAAAACACGACAACCATCGAAGACGCATACTTCACGTTCTGGACGGATGGCGACCTGGGCAACTTTGCTGATGACTATGTAGGATCTGACTCCCTGCTTGGGCTTGGATTCTATTACAACGCGGACAATGAGGATGAAGGTGGCGAAGGGTACGGCACGGCCCCGCCAGCAGTTGGCTTCACCTTCCTAAAAACGCCTCCGGCAGAAAATGACGGGCTTGACAATGATCGTGACGGCGAAACCGATGAATCAGGGGAGGAACTGGGAGTCACGGTCATTATGAATCACCAAAAAACATGGGACCCCCGGAATTCACAGGACATCTTCAACTACGCGCGCGGGCGTTGGCGAGATGGCGAACCTATGCAGGAAGGGTTCTTTGGGCATCAAACCGGTGGAGCAACAACGTTATTTTACATGGCAGGAGATCCACTAAACAACATGTTCTGGTCAGAACGGAACGCTGATGGTGCAGGTCTCGTGCTTGACCCAGCCGATCGTCGGCTCCATGCTTCAACCGGCCCATTTACACTCGCACCCGGTGACACCATGCAGATCGCATTTGGCGTCATCTGGGCGCGGGGCGATGACAACCTGGACTCGCTTCGTAAACTAAAGCTAGATGTGGCAACGCTAAATCAGGCAGGGGATGCCATTCTCTCACCAAGCATCCGCGAAAACCCGTTTCCTCAACAAGACCCTGTACCGGCTGAAAACCATGTACTCGGGTTCGACCAGAATTTCCCCAACCCTTTTACCAAGTCAACTACAATCCGGTACAGCATCCCGCAAGCCATGCGGGTTCGCCTCGCGGTGTTCGATATCCTCGGGCGCGAAGTGGCTGTACTGGTTGAGGAACGGCAGGACGCCGGCATCTACAGCGTGGAGTTTGATGCCGGCGTACTCCCTGCCGGCGTGTATCTCGCTCGTTTCCAGGTAGATCAACTTCAATTCACAAAACGCATGTTGCTGGTTGATTAGCAGCACACAACATTTTAGCCACCACAGACATGAAAAAGCAGATCTATGCCCTTTTTCTCGGCGCCCTCCTTGCCACCACGCCGGCCTTTAGTCAAGACCGCGTGGGCCAGTGCACGCCGGCAATGGCAGAGGCATTTCTTGATGTCGGCAACGTCAGGGCACGCATCCTGAACAACGGTGGGTTGTTTCAGGGCGGACCTGATCTGAACTACCAGGTACCCCTTAGCATCCGTGCAAACTCCGTGTACTCAGCCAGCTTGTGGATTAGTGGATTTGTAGATGATGAACTGCGTATGGCGGCCAGCCGATATGGCCCTTTCGAGTTTTGGCCGGGGCCTCTGGATGAAAATGGCAACCCTCCAGCTGATTGTAGCATCTACGACAAGATCTGGGAAATCAGGTCCTCAGACATTGACACATTTGCTACGT from the Bacteroidota bacterium genome contains:
- a CDS encoding T9SS type A sorting domain-containing protein, whose protein sequence is DLFQFGTISENLKNWPWQLGAPIIDGDGIPDNYNLEGGDLPELLGHQRLWWIMNDRGNVHERFGSEPLGIEVHGTAIGYEFPQLVENNTFYSYQLINKNTTTIEDAYFTFWTDGDLGNFADDYVGSDSLLGLGFYYNADNEDEGGEGYGTAPPAVGFTFLKTPPAENDGLDNDRDGETDESGEELGVTVIMNHQKTWDPRNSQDIFNYARGRWRDGEPMQEGFFGHQTGGATTLFYMAGDPLNNMFWSERNADGAGLVLDPADRRLHASTGPFTLAPGDTMQIAFGVIWARGDDNLDSLRKLKLDVATLNQAGDAILSPSIRENPFPQQDPVPAENHVLGFDQNFPNPFTKSTTIRYSIPQAMRVRLAVFDILGREVAVLVEERQDAGIYSVEFDAGVLPAGVYLARFQVDQLQFTKRMLLVD